One window of the Megalops cyprinoides isolate fMegCyp1 chromosome 2, fMegCyp1.pri, whole genome shotgun sequence genome contains the following:
- the lrrc7 gene encoding leucine-rich repeat-containing protein 7 isoform X5, whose translation MTTKRKIIGRLVPCRCFRGEEEVISVLDYSHCSLQQVPKEIFSFERTLEELYLDANQIEELPKQLFNCQALRKLSMPDNDLSNLPTTIASLVNLKELDISKNGIQEFPDNIKCCKCLTVVEASVNPITKLPDGFTQLLNLTQLFLNDAFLEYLPANFGRLSKLRILELRENHLKTLPKSIHRLTQLERLDLGSNEFTELPEVLEQIHNLKELWMDNNSLQTIPGSIGKLRQLRYLDLAKNRIETLDSDISGCESLEDLLLSANMLQQLPDSIGMLKKLTTLKVDDNQLTSLPNTIGSGRTKIGLSLLEEFDCSCNELESLPPTIGYLHNLRTFAADENFLSELPREIGSCKNVTVMSLRSNKLEFLPEEIGQMTKLRVLNLSDNRLRNLPFTFTKLKDLAALWLSDNQSKALIPLQTEAHPETKQRVLTNYMFPQQPRHDEDYQSDSDSFNPTLWEEQRQQRMTVAFEFEDKKEDEDNAGKVKVEINLKRYPTPYPEDLKNMVKSVQNLVGKTSHALSAEKCSSGTNMELPGKEKFEPKWPIATKEVADREAKDFPKTQIPEQGPMHNSAMEIPKCKEKEELTESSEISLHRVVPKLPQPENTSLSVTASCFCLIDSLGGSPNDIRISDMRPTLVEPPIYKPKVVLLGKDKKESTDESDADKMHCLNNSGSSATYSDYSPSQGSTGSSNPPGNVPGLQPVSKDTAPATHWTNRLAQSFPKPIESKPLLSQRDTPPSSTLQQRSERRPLSDTFDSWNDSTHYDNTGFVAEEPPMETPSSSNPMLGSKPRSASTHGRRPLLRQERIVGVPLELEQSPHTFHPVRNTPETEVPPPPPPPNPWQNWTRTPSPFEDRTAFPSKLEITPANSPNPDRKNFEQDLGELPGTFPSTGAWGFLESRDSRDSRDSRDSRDSGTTRSHSNIFTHVQCRQDATKGAMVISKSTERLSPMMKEVKAKFKKSQSIDEIDIGSYKVYSIPLDSYSSSIENQGSMDRPDLPPPMEQSMSRSQSAPMLDDDLDSFGTAKSSQQQKPAIPKKVYQFDQSFNPQGAMEVVKPERRVPPPFPNTPEYVNQPGKTLPKELVSPRGYRGYPPMEQMFSFSQPSVNEEAVSQPFPSQRSRPGFLRRADSLVSSTEMALFRRVAEAQELQASERYGRPHFKGMLEHQNSLSTMVDSQFHKRNGRYDDEYSSYQEPKKPIMGYPTKSLTQRRPLSARSYSTETYGASQARPVSARPTMAALLEKMPSDYNLSTCTEKSTDVDMKLRPVLQKLEDTSSKMPVDWRQQLLRHIEAKRLDRTPSLQSNILDNGQEEVSPTSQWAPYSLGRRDVPPDNIMKKLPDSLPNGLNYPQAGGHPIQTQTMIVTSASATPPHRPARDQQYEGAINKISIQQYQSPLPMPISATSPRPQSARCLIQTKGQKSIDGYQEQFCVRIEKNPGLGFSISGGISGQGNPFKPSDMGTA comes from the exons ATGACAACCAAGAGGAAGATCATCGGCCGCCTGGTGCCCTGCCGATGCTTCCGCGGAGAGGAGGAGGTCATCTCCGTGCTGGACTACtcccactgcagcctgcagcaggTGCCCAAGGAGATCTTCAGCTTCGAGCGCACGCTGGAGGAGCTCTACCTGGATGCCAACCAGATTGAGGAGCTGCCCAAG caATTATTTAACTGTCAAGCGCTTCGAAAACTGAGCATGCCTGACAATGACCTCTCCAATCTGCCAACCACCATCGCCAGCCTTGTAAACCTGAAGGAGTTAGACATTAGCAAAAACG GTATTCAAGAGTTTCCAGATAACATCAAGTGCTGTAAATGTCTAACAGTTGTGGAAGCCAGCGTCAATCCCATTACCAA GCTCCCGGACGGGTTCACACAGCTCCTAAACCTGACACAGCTTTTCTTAAATGACGCCTTTTTGGAGTATCTCCCAGCCAACTTCGGGAG ACTTTCTAAATTACGCATTCTGGAACTCCGAGAGAATCACCTGAAAACCTTGCCAAA GTCAatacacagactgacacagctGGAACGATTAGACTTGGGAAGCAATGAATTCACTGAGCTG CCGGAGGTTCTGGAACAGATACACAACCTGAAGGAGCTGTGGATGGACAATAACTCCCTGCAGACGATACCTGGG TCTATAGGGAAGTTGAGACAGCTGAGGTACCTGGACCTGGCCAAGAACAGGATTGAGACCCTAGACTCAGACATCTCGGGGTGTGAGTCCCTGGAAGATCTCCTGCTGTCCGCCAACATGCTGCAGCAGTTGCCTGACTCTATAG gaaTGTTGAAAAAGCTCACAACTCTAAAAGTCGATGACAACCAGCTGACCTCACTGCCTAACACCATTGGAAG TGGACGCACCAAAATAGG tttatcGCTTTTAGAAGAGTTTGACTGTAGCTGTAACGAGTTGGAGTCCCTTCCCCCCACCATCGGCTACCTGCACAACCTCCGAACCTTTGCTGCTGATGAGAACTTCCTGTCAGAACTGCCCAGAGAG atcgggagctgtaaaaatgtcacagtcATGTCTCTGCGTTCCAATAAGCTGGAGTTTCTGCCTGAAGAAATTGGACAGATGACCAAACTGCGTGTTCTTAACCTCAGTGACAACAG GTTAAGGAATCTGCCATTTACGTTCACAAAACTGAAGGATCTTGCTGCACTCTGGCTATCAGACAATCAG TCCAAGGCCCTGATCCCACTGCAGACAGAGGCCCATCCCGAGACCAAGCAGAGGGTTCTCACCAACTACATGTTTCCTCAGCAGCCTCGGCATGACGAAG ATTACCAGTCAGACAGTGACAGCTTCAACCCCACACTGTGGGaggagcagaggcagcagcGAATGACTGTTGCCTTTGAGTTCGAGGACAagaaggaggatgaggacaatGCTGGGAAAGTCAAG GTGGAGATCAATCTGAAACGTTACCCCACCCCTTACCCCGAGGACCTGAAAAATATGGTTAAGTCTGTCCAGAACCTGGTGGGTAAGACTAGTCACGCCCTCAGCGCAGAAAAGTGCTCCTCTGGCACCAACATGGAGCTTCCTGGCAAAGAAAAATTTGAGCCCAAGTGGCCCATTGCAACAAAGGAG gttgcagacagagaggctAAAGACTTTCCGAAGACCCAGATACCTGAGCAAGGCCCAATGCACAACTCAGCCATGGAGATCCCAAAATgcaaggagaaggaggagctaACTGAGAGCTCAGAG aTTTCTTTACATCGCGTGGTGCCCAAGCTGCCACAGCCAGAGAACACGAGCCTGTCCGTTacagcttcctgtttctgcCTCATA GACTCCCTAGGAGGCTCCCCAAACGACATCCGCATCTCTGACATGAGACCCACGCTAGTGGAGCCCCCTATCTACAAGCCAAAGGTTGTCTTACTgggcaaagacaaaaaag AATCAACAGATGAATCGGATGCAGATAAAATGCATTGCCTGAATAACAGTGGCTCCTCAGCAACCTACTCGGACTACTCGCCTTCCCAGGGTTCCACGGGTTCCTCAAACCCCCCAGGCAATGTACCCGGCCTGCAGCCTGTTAGCAAGGATACAGCACCTGCAACACACTGGACTAACAG GCTGGCCCAGTCTTTCCCAAAACCCATTGAGAGCAAGCCTTTGCTGAGCCAGAGGgacacccctccctccagcaCCCTGCAGCAGCGGAGCGAGAGACGCCCTCTCAGCGACACCTTTGACAGCTGGAACGACTCCACCCACTATGACAACACAGGCTTTGTTGCCGAGGAGCCTCCCATGGAGACCCCCAGCAGCAGTAACCCCATGTTAGGGTCTAAGCCCAGGAGCGCCTCCACGCATGGGCGCCGGCCCCTCCTGAGGCAGGAGCGGATAGTGGGTGTCCCTCTGGAGCTGGAGCAGTCCCCCCACACCTTCCACCCCGTCCGCAACACTCCCGAAACTGAagtgcctcctcctcctcctcctcccaacCCCTGGCAGAACTGGACGAGGACCCCCAGCCCCTTCGAGGACAGGACGGCTTTCCCGTCCAAGCTGGAAATCACCCCTGCTAACAGTCCCAACCCGGATCGCAAGAACTTCGAGCAGGACCTGGGCGAGCTGCCTGGCACCTTCCCTTCCACCGGAGCGTGGGGCTTTCTGGAGTCCCGTGACTCCCGTGACTCCAGGGACTCCCGGGACTCCCGGGACTCGGGGACGACGAGGAGCCACTCAAACATCTTCACACACGTGCAGTGTAGGCAGGATGCCACAAAGGGCGCCATGGTCATCAGCAAGAGCACAGAGAGACTCTCCCCGATGATGAAGGAGGTGAAGGCCAAGTTCAAGAAGTCCCAGAGCATTGACGAGATAGACATTGGCTCCTACAAGGTGTACAGCATCCCTCTAGACAGCTATAGCTCCAGCATAGAAAACCAGGGAAGCATGGACAGGCCGGACCTCCCTCCACCTATGGAGCAGAGCATGTCGAGGAGCCAGTCTGCTCCCATGCTGGACGACGACCTGGACTCCTTTGGCACCGCCAAGAGCTCCCAGCAGCAGAAGCCTGCCATCCCGAAGAAGGTATACCAATTCGACCAAAGCTTCAACCCCCAGGGGGCCATGGAGGTAGTGAAGCCTGAGAGGAGGGTCCCGCCCCCTTTCCCTAATACTCCTGAGTATGTTAACCAGCCAGGCAAGACCCTCCCTAAGGAGCTGGTGAGTCCCAGGGGCTACCGCGGGTACCCGCCCATGGAGcagatgttttctttctctcagccCTCAGTCAACGAGGAAGCTGTCAGCCAGCCATTCCCCAGCCAGAGATCCCGGCCAGGTTTCTTGCGGAGAGCTGATTCCTTAGTCAGCTCCACAGAGATGGCCCTCTTCCGCAGGGTGGCCGAGGCCCAGGAGCTGCAGGCCAGCGAGCGCTATGGCAGGCCGCACTTCAAGGGCATGCTGGAGCACCAGAACAGCCTGTCTACGATGGTGGACTCCCAGTTCCACAAGAGGAACGGAAGGTACGACGACGAGTACTCGTCCTACCAGGAGCCCAAGAAGCCCATAATGGGCTACCCCACCAAGAGCCTGACTCAGCGCCGCCCCCTGTCTGCTCGGAGCTACAGCACAGAAACCTACGGGGCGTCGCAGGCCCGGCCTGTGTCTGCCAGGCCCACTATGGCTGCCCTGCTGGAGAAGATGCCTTCAGATTATAACCTGAGCACCTGCACGGAAAAGAGCACTGATGTAGACATGAAGCTACGGCCTGTGCTTCAGAAACTTGAGGACACCTCCTCAAAAATGCCAGTGGACTGGAGGCAACAGCTGCTTAGACATATAGAAGCTAAAAGATTAGACCGG ACCCCTTCACTGCAGAGCAATATCTTAGATAACGGGCAGGAGGAGGTTTCTCCCACCAGCCAGTGGGCCCCATACTCACTTGGTAGGAGAGACGTGCCACCCGACAACATCATGAAAAAG CTCCCTGACTCTTTGCCTAACGGGTTGAATTACCCACAGGCAGGTGGCCACCCCAtccaaacacagacaatgaTCGTGACCTCGGCGTCAGCCACACCGCCGCACCGCCCCGCCCGTGATCAGCAGTATGAGGGGGCCATCAACAAAATCTCAATCCAGCAGTACCAGTCCCCGCTGCCCATGCCCATCTCCGCCACCAGCCCCCGGCCGCAGAGCGCACGCTGCCTCATTCAGACCAAAGGGCAGAAGAGTATTGATGGATACCAGGAGCAG TTCTGTGTGCGGATAGAAAAGAACCCTGGTCTTGGTTTCAGCATCTCAGGGGGAATAAGTGGACAGGGAAACCCTTTCAAGCCTTCAGATATG
- the lrrc7 gene encoding leucine-rich repeat-containing protein 7 isoform X6: MTTKRKIIGRLVPCRCFRGEEEVISVLDYSHCSLQQVPKEIFSFERTLEELYLDANQIEELPKQLFNCQALRKLSMPDNDLSNLPTTIASLVNLKELDISKNGIQEFPDNIKCCKCLTVVEASVNPITKLPDGFTQLLNLTQLFLNDAFLEYLPANFGRLSKLRILELRENHLKTLPKSIHRLTQLERLDLGSNEFTELPEVLEQIHNLKELWMDNNSLQTIPGSIGKLRQLRYLDLAKNRIETLDSDISGCESLEDLLLSANMLQQLPDSIGMLKKLTTLKVDDNQLTSLPNTIGSGRTKIGLSLLEEFDCSCNELESLPPTIGYLHNLRTFAADENFLSELPREIGSCKNVTVMSLRSNKLEFLPEEIGQMTKLRVLNLSDNRLRNLPFTFTKLKDLAALWLSDNQSKALIPLQTEAHPETKQRVLTNYMFPQQPRHDEDYQSDSDSFNPTLWEEQRQQRMTVAFEFEDKKEDEDNAGKVKVEINLKRYPTPYPEDLKNMVKSVQNLVGKTSHALSAEKCSSGTNMELPGKEKFEPKWPIATKEVADREAKDFPKTQIPEQGPMHNSAMEIPKCKEKEELTESSEISLHRVVPKLPQPENTSLSVTASCFCLIDSLGGSPNDIRISDMRPTLVEPPIYKPKVVLLGKDKKESTDESDADKMHCLNNSGSSATYSDYSPSQGSTGSSNPPGNVPGLQPVSKDTAPATHWTNRLAQSFPKPIESKPLLSQRDTPPSSTLQQRSERRPLSDTFDSWNDSTHYDNTGFVAEEPPMETPSSSNPMLGSKPRSASTHGRRPLLRQERIVGVPLELEQSPHTFHPVRNTPETEVPPPPPPPNPWQNWTRTPSPFEDRTAFPSKLEITPANSPNPDRKNFEQDLGELPGTFPSTGAWGFLESRDSRDSRDSRDSRDSGTTRSHSNIFTHVQCRQDATKGAMVISKSTERLSPMMKEVKAKFKKSQSIDEIDIGSYKVYSIPLDSYSSSIENQGSMDRPDLPPPMEQSMSRSQSAPMLDDDLDSFGTAKSSQQQKPAIPKKVYQFDQSFNPQGAMEVVKPERRVPPPFPNTPEYVNQPGKTLPKELVSPRGYRGYPPMEQMFSFSQPSVNEEAVSQPFPSQRSRPGFLRRADSLVSSTEMALFRRVAEAQELQASERYGRPHFKGMLEHQNSLSTMVDSQFHKRNGRYDDEYSSYQEPKKPIMGYPTKSLTQRRPLSARSYSTETYGASQARPVSARPTMAALLEKMPSDYNLSTCTEKSTDVDMKLRPVLQKLEDTSSKMPVDWRQQLLRHIEAKRLDRTPSLQSNILDNGQEEVSPTSQWAPYSLGRRDVPPDNIMKKAGGHPIQTQTMIVTSASATPPHRPARDQQYEGAINKISIQQYQSPLPMPISATSPRPQSARCLIQTKGQKSIDGYQEQFCVRIEKNPGLGFSISGGISGQGNPFKPSDMGTA; encoded by the exons ATGACAACCAAGAGGAAGATCATCGGCCGCCTGGTGCCCTGCCGATGCTTCCGCGGAGAGGAGGAGGTCATCTCCGTGCTGGACTACtcccactgcagcctgcagcaggTGCCCAAGGAGATCTTCAGCTTCGAGCGCACGCTGGAGGAGCTCTACCTGGATGCCAACCAGATTGAGGAGCTGCCCAAG caATTATTTAACTGTCAAGCGCTTCGAAAACTGAGCATGCCTGACAATGACCTCTCCAATCTGCCAACCACCATCGCCAGCCTTGTAAACCTGAAGGAGTTAGACATTAGCAAAAACG GTATTCAAGAGTTTCCAGATAACATCAAGTGCTGTAAATGTCTAACAGTTGTGGAAGCCAGCGTCAATCCCATTACCAA GCTCCCGGACGGGTTCACACAGCTCCTAAACCTGACACAGCTTTTCTTAAATGACGCCTTTTTGGAGTATCTCCCAGCCAACTTCGGGAG ACTTTCTAAATTACGCATTCTGGAACTCCGAGAGAATCACCTGAAAACCTTGCCAAA GTCAatacacagactgacacagctGGAACGATTAGACTTGGGAAGCAATGAATTCACTGAGCTG CCGGAGGTTCTGGAACAGATACACAACCTGAAGGAGCTGTGGATGGACAATAACTCCCTGCAGACGATACCTGGG TCTATAGGGAAGTTGAGACAGCTGAGGTACCTGGACCTGGCCAAGAACAGGATTGAGACCCTAGACTCAGACATCTCGGGGTGTGAGTCCCTGGAAGATCTCCTGCTGTCCGCCAACATGCTGCAGCAGTTGCCTGACTCTATAG gaaTGTTGAAAAAGCTCACAACTCTAAAAGTCGATGACAACCAGCTGACCTCACTGCCTAACACCATTGGAAG TGGACGCACCAAAATAGG tttatcGCTTTTAGAAGAGTTTGACTGTAGCTGTAACGAGTTGGAGTCCCTTCCCCCCACCATCGGCTACCTGCACAACCTCCGAACCTTTGCTGCTGATGAGAACTTCCTGTCAGAACTGCCCAGAGAG atcgggagctgtaaaaatgtcacagtcATGTCTCTGCGTTCCAATAAGCTGGAGTTTCTGCCTGAAGAAATTGGACAGATGACCAAACTGCGTGTTCTTAACCTCAGTGACAACAG GTTAAGGAATCTGCCATTTACGTTCACAAAACTGAAGGATCTTGCTGCACTCTGGCTATCAGACAATCAG TCCAAGGCCCTGATCCCACTGCAGACAGAGGCCCATCCCGAGACCAAGCAGAGGGTTCTCACCAACTACATGTTTCCTCAGCAGCCTCGGCATGACGAAG ATTACCAGTCAGACAGTGACAGCTTCAACCCCACACTGTGGGaggagcagaggcagcagcGAATGACTGTTGCCTTTGAGTTCGAGGACAagaaggaggatgaggacaatGCTGGGAAAGTCAAG GTGGAGATCAATCTGAAACGTTACCCCACCCCTTACCCCGAGGACCTGAAAAATATGGTTAAGTCTGTCCAGAACCTGGTGGGTAAGACTAGTCACGCCCTCAGCGCAGAAAAGTGCTCCTCTGGCACCAACATGGAGCTTCCTGGCAAAGAAAAATTTGAGCCCAAGTGGCCCATTGCAACAAAGGAG gttgcagacagagaggctAAAGACTTTCCGAAGACCCAGATACCTGAGCAAGGCCCAATGCACAACTCAGCCATGGAGATCCCAAAATgcaaggagaaggaggagctaACTGAGAGCTCAGAG aTTTCTTTACATCGCGTGGTGCCCAAGCTGCCACAGCCAGAGAACACGAGCCTGTCCGTTacagcttcctgtttctgcCTCATA GACTCCCTAGGAGGCTCCCCAAACGACATCCGCATCTCTGACATGAGACCCACGCTAGTGGAGCCCCCTATCTACAAGCCAAAGGTTGTCTTACTgggcaaagacaaaaaag AATCAACAGATGAATCGGATGCAGATAAAATGCATTGCCTGAATAACAGTGGCTCCTCAGCAACCTACTCGGACTACTCGCCTTCCCAGGGTTCCACGGGTTCCTCAAACCCCCCAGGCAATGTACCCGGCCTGCAGCCTGTTAGCAAGGATACAGCACCTGCAACACACTGGACTAACAG GCTGGCCCAGTCTTTCCCAAAACCCATTGAGAGCAAGCCTTTGCTGAGCCAGAGGgacacccctccctccagcaCCCTGCAGCAGCGGAGCGAGAGACGCCCTCTCAGCGACACCTTTGACAGCTGGAACGACTCCACCCACTATGACAACACAGGCTTTGTTGCCGAGGAGCCTCCCATGGAGACCCCCAGCAGCAGTAACCCCATGTTAGGGTCTAAGCCCAGGAGCGCCTCCACGCATGGGCGCCGGCCCCTCCTGAGGCAGGAGCGGATAGTGGGTGTCCCTCTGGAGCTGGAGCAGTCCCCCCACACCTTCCACCCCGTCCGCAACACTCCCGAAACTGAagtgcctcctcctcctcctcctcccaacCCCTGGCAGAACTGGACGAGGACCCCCAGCCCCTTCGAGGACAGGACGGCTTTCCCGTCCAAGCTGGAAATCACCCCTGCTAACAGTCCCAACCCGGATCGCAAGAACTTCGAGCAGGACCTGGGCGAGCTGCCTGGCACCTTCCCTTCCACCGGAGCGTGGGGCTTTCTGGAGTCCCGTGACTCCCGTGACTCCAGGGACTCCCGGGACTCCCGGGACTCGGGGACGACGAGGAGCCACTCAAACATCTTCACACACGTGCAGTGTAGGCAGGATGCCACAAAGGGCGCCATGGTCATCAGCAAGAGCACAGAGAGACTCTCCCCGATGATGAAGGAGGTGAAGGCCAAGTTCAAGAAGTCCCAGAGCATTGACGAGATAGACATTGGCTCCTACAAGGTGTACAGCATCCCTCTAGACAGCTATAGCTCCAGCATAGAAAACCAGGGAAGCATGGACAGGCCGGACCTCCCTCCACCTATGGAGCAGAGCATGTCGAGGAGCCAGTCTGCTCCCATGCTGGACGACGACCTGGACTCCTTTGGCACCGCCAAGAGCTCCCAGCAGCAGAAGCCTGCCATCCCGAAGAAGGTATACCAATTCGACCAAAGCTTCAACCCCCAGGGGGCCATGGAGGTAGTGAAGCCTGAGAGGAGGGTCCCGCCCCCTTTCCCTAATACTCCTGAGTATGTTAACCAGCCAGGCAAGACCCTCCCTAAGGAGCTGGTGAGTCCCAGGGGCTACCGCGGGTACCCGCCCATGGAGcagatgttttctttctctcagccCTCAGTCAACGAGGAAGCTGTCAGCCAGCCATTCCCCAGCCAGAGATCCCGGCCAGGTTTCTTGCGGAGAGCTGATTCCTTAGTCAGCTCCACAGAGATGGCCCTCTTCCGCAGGGTGGCCGAGGCCCAGGAGCTGCAGGCCAGCGAGCGCTATGGCAGGCCGCACTTCAAGGGCATGCTGGAGCACCAGAACAGCCTGTCTACGATGGTGGACTCCCAGTTCCACAAGAGGAACGGAAGGTACGACGACGAGTACTCGTCCTACCAGGAGCCCAAGAAGCCCATAATGGGCTACCCCACCAAGAGCCTGACTCAGCGCCGCCCCCTGTCTGCTCGGAGCTACAGCACAGAAACCTACGGGGCGTCGCAGGCCCGGCCTGTGTCTGCCAGGCCCACTATGGCTGCCCTGCTGGAGAAGATGCCTTCAGATTATAACCTGAGCACCTGCACGGAAAAGAGCACTGATGTAGACATGAAGCTACGGCCTGTGCTTCAGAAACTTGAGGACACCTCCTCAAAAATGCCAGTGGACTGGAGGCAACAGCTGCTTAGACATATAGAAGCTAAAAGATTAGACCGG ACCCCTTCACTGCAGAGCAATATCTTAGATAACGGGCAGGAGGAGGTTTCTCCCACCAGCCAGTGGGCCCCATACTCACTTGGTAGGAGAGACGTGCCACCCGACAACATCATGAAAAAG GCAGGTGGCCACCCCAtccaaacacagacaatgaTCGTGACCTCGGCGTCAGCCACACCGCCGCACCGCCCCGCCCGTGATCAGCAGTATGAGGGGGCCATCAACAAAATCTCAATCCAGCAGTACCAGTCCCCGCTGCCCATGCCCATCTCCGCCACCAGCCCCCGGCCGCAGAGCGCACGCTGCCTCATTCAGACCAAAGGGCAGAAGAGTATTGATGGATACCAGGAGCAG TTCTGTGTGCGGATAGAAAAGAACCCTGGTCTTGGTTTCAGCATCTCAGGGGGAATAAGTGGACAGGGAAACCCTTTCAAGCCTTCAGATATG